Genomic segment of Staphylococcus muscae:
ACAGACATTCATTTTGCAACAGAATAATATAAGAAAATAGCGCTACAAATTCATCGACCTCTGAATTTGTAACGCTATTTTTAACGTACAACAATATTTCCATTGTTAGTATAGAGTTCAATTTGATGTTTGCCGTTCCCATTAATGCCATTTTTTAAATTTGGATGTTCCACCATTGCTTCACCATTTGTTGGCTGTAACTTTAAACGTACATGCTCTGGTACTTGCGCATATGACATCTCGATATCCCCTTTATTTGCAATACCTTTCAGATCACATTCAGGTGACATTTTTAACAAATGCATATCTCCTTCACCTAGTTTGAATAGGCTTTGACCAACAGTGGTACGGTTGGCAAAAATCATGCCATTCGCTACGTTTACATCACCTTTTGTCAACTCACTATTCTCTATTTTCACAAATGTCTCATGTCCTTTAATTTGTGTATGCTTGAATTGACAATCTTTCAAATTCACTTCACCATTTTGATCATTCCAAACCATGACATTATCAACCTTTACATCTTTCATATTGACGTTAGCAATATGTGTCGTCACATTCAAATGCTTGAGATGCTTCGGCGGTAACGTAACTACAAGTTCTTCTGCATTCGTGATAAAAGGGTTCAAATTCAACATCTTGCGTTTACCGTTCATCCGTTCAACCACCTGCACCGTACGACCTTGTTGTGTCACGTTCAGTTGCTCTCTCCCCTTATACTGCATATGAAAAGTTTTACCTTCTTGAAACGTCACATTAACAATATCTGTATTGACGACAAGTTCTTCAATATGCGTGTGATCAAATGAGCGATTAAGTTTTGTAATCGGTTTGTCTTTCTGTTCAATAAACAGCCAGACACACGTTCCTAAAATAAAGAAAAC
This window contains:
- a CDS encoding DUF4097 family beta strand repeat-containing protein, with translation MKKLFIFGMSCFIVFFILGTCVWLFIEQKDKPITKLNRSFDHTHIEELVVNTDIVNVTFQEGKTFHMQYKGREQLNVTQQGRTVQVVERMNGKRKMLNLNPFITNAEELVVTLPPKHLKHLNVTTHIANVNMKDVKVDNVMVWNDQNGEVNLKDCQFKHTQIKGHETFVKIENSELTKGDVNVANGMIFANRTTVGQSLFKLGEGDMHLLKMSPECDLKGIANKGDIEMSYAQVPEHVRLKLQPTNGEAMVEHPNLKNGINGNGKHQIELYTNNGNIVVR